From one Leguminivora glycinivorella isolate SPB_JAAS2020 chromosome 5, LegGlyc_1.1, whole genome shotgun sequence genomic stretch:
- the LOC125225972 gene encoding uncharacterized protein PF3D7_1120000-like, which yields MDLTAKEEMKPEIDEPDYVKMEVEEKPAEPVIPEPEPQPEEEPVKIEPEPIKEEVKPKKEETKVEPESDEEKPVPKPEVLKEEVKEEIKEEPKEVKEESPKKESPKVEERERRTRRDGLIFDDERPATREYTAKSACHDRSSRSSRNTCTNQDSLDDKTDDSQDKLPTNKEKDKKKMTREERKMEAIMKAFERMEKAEQRKQEVKERQKRRESDPHPNAVDKDDDDDFQCSSKKRKKRKGRARTTSQSNRRRLNSADSDMVTSGDEPRTPPRATRRDSAPHNNESDRNNDGINEVSRTIHL from the exons ATGGATTTAACTGCCAAAGAGGAAATGAAACCAGAAATAGATGAGCCGGATTATGTGAAAATGGAGGTTGAGGAGAAACCGGCAGAACCTGTTATCCCTGAACCGGAGCCTCAACCTGAAGAGGAACCTGTTAAAATAGAACCAGAACCAATCAAAGAGGAAGTGAAGCCTAAAAAGGAAGAAACTAAGGTAGAACCGGAATCTGATGAAGAAAAACCTGTTCCAAAACCAGAGGTGCTGAAGGAAGAAGTTAAAGAGGAGATTAAAGAAGAACCAAAAGAAGTTAAAGAAGAGAGTCCAAAGAAAGAGTCTCCCAAAGTGGAAGAAAGGGAGCGTAGAACTAGACGAGATGGCTTAATTTTTGACGATGAAAGACCAGCTACTCGGGAATATACTGCCAAGTCCGCGTGCCACGACCGATCGTCCAGGTCCAGTAGAAACACTTGCACAAACCAGGATTCTTTGGATGATAAAACTGATGATTCGCAGGACAAACTGCCAACCAACAAGGAGAAAGATAAGAAGAAAATG ACTCGCGAGGAGCGTAAAATGGAAGCTATTATGAAAGCGTTCGAGCGCATGGAGAAAGCGGAACAGCGAAAGCAGGAGGTGAAAGAGCGGCAAAAGCGAAGAGAGTCAGACCCTCACCCCAACGCAGTGgacaaggatgatgatgatgacttccAGTGCAGCTCCAAGAAAAGGAAGAA ACGCAAAGGCCGAGCCCGAACCACTTCCCAATCCAACCGTCGTCGGCTGAACTCTGCCGACAGCGACATGGTGACGTCAGGAGACGAGCCACGAACGCCGCCACGAGCGACACGTAGGGACAGCGCGCCTCACAACAACGAGTCTGACAGGAACAACGATGGGATCAACGAGGTAAGTCGCACCATACACTTGTAG
- the LOC125226668 gene encoding cell surface glycoprotein 1-like isoform X1, whose product MDRSVARANTVALQISLQTASHVRHIPRKPRQSRLDDDRRFKRGPRLPRGETTSPPRTPGRDRSRPPKKARRITRSTPPTEVVETTPTVIPQHSAKKRWLRQAISEESDSPNADAFVAESPPNEIVTPLKKRRLARESLSCEPNNIVPCHDEASPNLTSEDSPVKDDGGLVRQYNVRGIMEGVYGRDRTRSDSGQGSDDQCHPDHDVLNVNMAHTTSEHIRRIIGVPTPEDELPAPAAAKPDLANNNNVEPDDPHYDKAVPMDIDTTLTPQPKLESGEPANCDIKGVDLLNDKQNSSRSADTSGNSSPQRDEMDDIQKKIHSFHTENILILKSRNKKPPKEKRKKVNLNFDLNMVDDQISIQLRTEKESSKSPEINGDIHDDISNSALPAPENIPLPDDPGPIPPLEAIPLPEEPMRPIKKQFTGNMKNSKLVINGVMHDSFTIGDSMALPAPENIPLPEDQGPLSVIPPLETIPLPEEPRRPLKARVKQMIEKEEKEALSNDTDSKSSEVNGEVHSEVESIPLPDDIPSLEAIPLPEEPMEPVRVPASPSSKPEEKTLPPKDKPSVLESPLPFSSRFSSTGLFSGIFSNFSQPYDAPAADPVPSIIKSAIDRTTSLDNSIFDKDSITGVDELKSVQEILTRVSNMDSNNSVLLSGVLQGSSGLPGATTPHGLPGPAKPFGARASDPRLNPPPQDKPKPVRRKLSITEYRKRHRGPLPEEAHAEGEPAGPEWSSESSGAGSLSPQRLDAAAAAAVDDLEQRLHRELTNTHLPKVAPSDSGALTGVFDAQPTASERQRENLSSRLRREFGLALPEDERHEPVTEGAAVLPARRCDR is encoded by the exons ATGGATCGGTCGGTCGCCCGAGCGAACACCGTCGCCCTACAGATCTCCTTACAGACCGCCTCTCATGTCCGCCACATCCCTAGAAAGCCTCGTCAGAGTCGCCTCGACGATGATAGGCGATTTAAGCGGGGCCCCAGACTTCCACGAGGAGAAACCACATCCCCACCGAGGACCCCCGGCCGGGATCGAAGCCGACCCCCAAAGAAGGCTAGAAGAATCACTCGGAGCACCCCTCCGACTGAAGTCGTGGAAACGACGCCTACTGTGATACCCCAGCATAGTGCTAAGAAACGGTGGCTGCGACAGGCCATCAGCGAGGAAAGCGACTCTCCCAATGCGG ATGCATTTGTTGCAGAATCTCCGCCCAACGAAATAGTGACGCCATTGAAGAAGCGACGGTTAGCGAGAGAATCGCTATCCTGCGAACCAAATAATATTGTGCCT TGTCACGATGAGGCGTCACCCAATTTAACGTCAGAGGATTCGCCCGTGAAGGACGACGGGGGTTTGGTCCGGCAGTACAACGTGCGCGGCATCATGGAGGGCGTGTACGGGCGCGACCGCACGCGCTCGGACAGCGGGCAGGGCTCCGACGACCAGTGCCACCCCGACCACGACGTGCTCAACGTCAACATGGCGCACACCACCTCCGAGCACATCCGCCGCATCATCGGCGTGCCCACGCCCGAGGACGAGCtgcccgcgccggccgccgccAAGCCCGACCTCGCCAACAACAACAACGTCGAGCCCGACGACCCCCACTACGACAAGGCCGTCCCCATGGACATCGACACCACCCTCACCCCCCAGCCCAAGCTGGAGAGCGGCGAGCCCGCCAACTGTGATATCAAGGGCGTGGACCTGCTCAACGACAAACAGAACAGCTCCCGCTCCGCGGACACCAGCGGGAACTCCTCCCCGCAGCGCGACGAGATGGACGACATACAGAAGAAGATCCACTCCTTCCACACGGAAAACATTCTCATCCTCAAGAGCAGGAACAAGAAACCTCCCAAAGAAAAACGGAAGAAGGTCAACCTGAACTTCGATCTCAACATGGTGGATGACCAAATCAGTATTCAATTGCGCACAGAAAAGGAGAGTTCTAAATCGCCAGAAATCAATGGCGATATTCACGACGATATCAGCAATTCGGCGTTACCGGCGCCTGAAAACATACCCCTGCCCGACGATCCGGGCCCGATCCCTCCTCTAGAAGCGATACCGCTACCGGAGGAGCCTATGCGGCCTATTAAGAAGCAATTTACGGGGAACATGAAGAACTCCAAACTGGTGATCAACGGAGTCATGCACGATTCCTTCACGATCGGGGACTCGATGGCTCTGCCGGCGCCCGAGAACATCCCCCTGCCTGAGGACCAGGGTCCGCTATCTGTGATACCGCCGCTCGAGACCATTCCTCTGCCCGAGGAGCCGCGGCGGCCGCTCAAAGCCCGCGTCAAGCAGATGATCGAAAAGGAGGAGAAAGAAGCGTTATCCAACGACACAGACTCAAAGTCGTCCGAAGTCAACGGCGAGGTGCACTCCGAAGTGGAGTCCATCCCGTTGCCGGACGACATCCCCTCTCTAGAGGCTATCCCTCTGCCGGAGGAACCGATGGAGCCGGTGCGGGTGCCCGCGTCCCCCTCGAGCAAACCGGAAGAAAAGACTTTACCGCCGAAAGACAAACCCTCAGTTCTGGAGAGCCCGCTCCCCTTCTCGTCGAGGTTCAGCTCGACCGGCCTGTTCTCGGGGATCTTCAGCAACTTCTCGCAACCCTACGACGCGCCGGCCGCGGACCCGGTGCCGTCGATAATAAAAAGTGCAATAGATAGGACTACAAGTTTAGACAATAGTATATTCGACAAAGATAGTATTACGGGTGTGGACGAACTGAAGAGCGTGCAGGAGATCCTGACGCGCGTGAGCAATATGGACTCGAATAACAGTGTGTTGCTGTCGGGCGTGCTGCAGGGCTCGAGCGGGCTGCCGGGCGCGACGACGCCGCACGGGCTGCCGGGCCCGGCCAAGCCCTTCGGCGCGCGCGCCAGCGACCCGCGCCTCAACCCGCCGCCGCAGGACAAACCCAAACCTGTGAGAAGGAAG CTCTCTATCACCGAATACCGCAAGCGGCACCGCGGGCCGCTGCCCGAGGAGGCGCACGCCGAGGGCGAGCCGGCGGGGCCCGAGTGGTCGTCCGAGTCGTCGGGCGCCGGCTCGCTGTCCCCGCAGCGCCtcgacgccgccgccgccgccgccgtcgaCGACTTGGAGCAGAGGCTGCATCGGGAACTCACTAATACGCATTTGCCCAAAG TCGCACCTTCGGACAGCGGGGCGCTTACAG GAGTGTTCGACGCACAGCCCACAGCGTCGGAACGACAGCGGGAAAACCTAAGTTCGCGGCTACGGCGCGAATTCGGCCTCGCCCTACCTGAGGATGAGCGACACGAACCCGTCACAG AGGGCGCGGCAGTGCTGCCGGCGCGGCGCTGCGACAGATAG
- the LOC125226668 gene encoding cell surface glycoprotein 1-like isoform X2, producing the protein MDRSVARANTVALQISLQTASHVRHIPRKPRQSRLDDDRRFKRGPRLPRGETTSPPRTPGRDRSRPPKKARRITRSTPPTEVVETTPTVIPQHSAKKRWLRQAISEESDSPNADAFVAESPPNEIVTPLKKRRLARESLSCEPNNIVPCHDEASPNLTSEDSPVKDDGGLVRQYNVRGIMEGVYGRDRTRSDSGQGSDDQCHPDHDVLNVNMAHTTSEHIRRIIGVPTPEDELPAPAAAKPDLANNNNVEPDDPHYDKAVPMDIDTTLTPQPKLESGEPANCDIKGVDLLNDKQNSSRSADTSGNSSPQRDEMDDIQKKIHSFHTENILILKSRNKKPPKEKRKKVNLNFDLNMVDDQISIQLRTEKESSKSPEINGDIHDDISNSALPAPENIPLPDDPGPIPPLEAIPLPEEPMRPIKKQFTGNMKNSKLVINGVMHDSFTIGDSMALPAPENIPLPEDQGPLSVIPPLETIPLPEEPRRPLKARVKQMIEKEEKEALSNDTDSKSSEVNGEVHSEVESIPLPDDIPSLEAIPLPEEPMEPVRVPASPSSKPEEKTLPPKDKPSVLESPLPFSSRFSSTGLFSGIFSNFSQPYDAPAADPVPSIIKSAIDRTTSLDNSIFDKDSITGVDELKSVQEILTRVSNMDSNNSVLLSGVLQGSSGLPGATTPHGLPGPAKPFGARASDPRLNPPPQDKPKPVRRKLSITEYRKRHRGPLPEEAHAEGEPAGPEWSSESSGAGSLSPQRLDAAAAAAVDDLEQRLHRELTNTHLPKGVFDAQPTASERQRENLSSRLRREFGLALPEDERHEPVTEGAAVLPARRCDR; encoded by the exons ATGGATCGGTCGGTCGCCCGAGCGAACACCGTCGCCCTACAGATCTCCTTACAGACCGCCTCTCATGTCCGCCACATCCCTAGAAAGCCTCGTCAGAGTCGCCTCGACGATGATAGGCGATTTAAGCGGGGCCCCAGACTTCCACGAGGAGAAACCACATCCCCACCGAGGACCCCCGGCCGGGATCGAAGCCGACCCCCAAAGAAGGCTAGAAGAATCACTCGGAGCACCCCTCCGACTGAAGTCGTGGAAACGACGCCTACTGTGATACCCCAGCATAGTGCTAAGAAACGGTGGCTGCGACAGGCCATCAGCGAGGAAAGCGACTCTCCCAATGCGG ATGCATTTGTTGCAGAATCTCCGCCCAACGAAATAGTGACGCCATTGAAGAAGCGACGGTTAGCGAGAGAATCGCTATCCTGCGAACCAAATAATATTGTGCCT TGTCACGATGAGGCGTCACCCAATTTAACGTCAGAGGATTCGCCCGTGAAGGACGACGGGGGTTTGGTCCGGCAGTACAACGTGCGCGGCATCATGGAGGGCGTGTACGGGCGCGACCGCACGCGCTCGGACAGCGGGCAGGGCTCCGACGACCAGTGCCACCCCGACCACGACGTGCTCAACGTCAACATGGCGCACACCACCTCCGAGCACATCCGCCGCATCATCGGCGTGCCCACGCCCGAGGACGAGCtgcccgcgccggccgccgccAAGCCCGACCTCGCCAACAACAACAACGTCGAGCCCGACGACCCCCACTACGACAAGGCCGTCCCCATGGACATCGACACCACCCTCACCCCCCAGCCCAAGCTGGAGAGCGGCGAGCCCGCCAACTGTGATATCAAGGGCGTGGACCTGCTCAACGACAAACAGAACAGCTCCCGCTCCGCGGACACCAGCGGGAACTCCTCCCCGCAGCGCGACGAGATGGACGACATACAGAAGAAGATCCACTCCTTCCACACGGAAAACATTCTCATCCTCAAGAGCAGGAACAAGAAACCTCCCAAAGAAAAACGGAAGAAGGTCAACCTGAACTTCGATCTCAACATGGTGGATGACCAAATCAGTATTCAATTGCGCACAGAAAAGGAGAGTTCTAAATCGCCAGAAATCAATGGCGATATTCACGACGATATCAGCAATTCGGCGTTACCGGCGCCTGAAAACATACCCCTGCCCGACGATCCGGGCCCGATCCCTCCTCTAGAAGCGATACCGCTACCGGAGGAGCCTATGCGGCCTATTAAGAAGCAATTTACGGGGAACATGAAGAACTCCAAACTGGTGATCAACGGAGTCATGCACGATTCCTTCACGATCGGGGACTCGATGGCTCTGCCGGCGCCCGAGAACATCCCCCTGCCTGAGGACCAGGGTCCGCTATCTGTGATACCGCCGCTCGAGACCATTCCTCTGCCCGAGGAGCCGCGGCGGCCGCTCAAAGCCCGCGTCAAGCAGATGATCGAAAAGGAGGAGAAAGAAGCGTTATCCAACGACACAGACTCAAAGTCGTCCGAAGTCAACGGCGAGGTGCACTCCGAAGTGGAGTCCATCCCGTTGCCGGACGACATCCCCTCTCTAGAGGCTATCCCTCTGCCGGAGGAACCGATGGAGCCGGTGCGGGTGCCCGCGTCCCCCTCGAGCAAACCGGAAGAAAAGACTTTACCGCCGAAAGACAAACCCTCAGTTCTGGAGAGCCCGCTCCCCTTCTCGTCGAGGTTCAGCTCGACCGGCCTGTTCTCGGGGATCTTCAGCAACTTCTCGCAACCCTACGACGCGCCGGCCGCGGACCCGGTGCCGTCGATAATAAAAAGTGCAATAGATAGGACTACAAGTTTAGACAATAGTATATTCGACAAAGATAGTATTACGGGTGTGGACGAACTGAAGAGCGTGCAGGAGATCCTGACGCGCGTGAGCAATATGGACTCGAATAACAGTGTGTTGCTGTCGGGCGTGCTGCAGGGCTCGAGCGGGCTGCCGGGCGCGACGACGCCGCACGGGCTGCCGGGCCCGGCCAAGCCCTTCGGCGCGCGCGCCAGCGACCCGCGCCTCAACCCGCCGCCGCAGGACAAACCCAAACCTGTGAGAAGGAAG CTCTCTATCACCGAATACCGCAAGCGGCACCGCGGGCCGCTGCCCGAGGAGGCGCACGCCGAGGGCGAGCCGGCGGGGCCCGAGTGGTCGTCCGAGTCGTCGGGCGCCGGCTCGCTGTCCCCGCAGCGCCtcgacgccgccgccgccgccgccgtcgaCGACTTGGAGCAGAGGCTGCATCGGGAACTCACTAATACGCATTTGCCCAAAG GAGTGTTCGACGCACAGCCCACAGCGTCGGAACGACAGCGGGAAAACCTAAGTTCGCGGCTACGGCGCGAATTCGGCCTCGCCCTACCTGAGGATGAGCGACACGAACCCGTCACAG AGGGCGCGGCAGTGCTGCCGGCGCGGCGCTGCGACAGATAG